In the genome of Eggerthella sp. YY7918, one region contains:
- the ftsE gene encoding cell division ATP-binding protein FtsE, with the protein MTFDHVTKVYPAQPNKPALNDISLQIYAGEFIFLVGHSGSGKSTFIRMLIREVKPTQGHIYVADEDLTTMRNWRVPYLRRNIGCVFQDFKLLPNKTVFENVAFALEVIGKSRHVIKTQVPEVLRLVGLQDKLNKRPDQLSGGEQQRVSIARAIVNRPPLLICDEPTGNLDPQTSRGIMDLLERINRTGTTVLVATHDREMVDNMRRRVIALDRGNLTRDQDRGVYGFDV; encoded by the coding sequence ATCACCTTTGATCACGTGACAAAAGTATATCCTGCCCAACCAAATAAGCCTGCGCTCAACGATATCTCTCTGCAAATTTATGCTGGCGAGTTCATTTTCCTCGTAGGTCATTCGGGTTCAGGCAAGTCGACCTTTATTCGCATGCTCATTCGCGAGGTGAAGCCGACGCAGGGTCATATCTATGTGGCCGACGAAGATCTCACCACGATGCGCAACTGGCGCGTACCGTATCTGCGTCGCAACATCGGCTGCGTGTTCCAGGACTTCAAGCTGCTGCCTAACAAGACCGTGTTTGAAAACGTGGCCTTTGCGCTTGAGGTTATCGGCAAGTCGCGCCACGTTATCAAAACGCAGGTTCCCGAAGTATTGCGCCTGGTGGGCTTGCAAGATAAGCTCAACAAGCGCCCCGATCAGCTGTCTGGTGGCGAGCAGCAGCGCGTGTCCATCGCGCGTGCCATTGTCAACCGTCCGCCGCTGCTTATTTGCGACGAGCCGACGGGTAACCTTGACCCGCAAACGTCGCGTGGCATTATGGATCTGCTTGAGCGCATTAATCGCACGGGTACCACGGTGCTCGTTGCCACCCACGACCGCGAAATGGTCGACAATATGCGTCGACGCGTCATCGCGCTTGATCGCGGCAACTTGACCCGCGACCAGGATCGGGGGGTGTACGGTTTCGATGTCTAG
- a CDS encoding ribonuclease R family protein, protein MARTRTHTRRHARSNPRGVIDVRSGGFGFVQTAEGEFFIPETKMAGAFDGDLVEIAPLAARPASGAGARDRGQDREHAKRSGALPAARVLRVIDRAHDTVVGRYEVAAPFGVVVPVDPRIRHDIFTMRADRPDIEDGALVRVRITTFPSRNTAATGVIEEVIGRADDEDVAVDLIVARHKLETVFSEGACVEARAAVLDEEGALVEGYRDLRDRFTFTIDPADARDFDDALSLDSVVLPNDGTFDAAASRSTRSGAAEEGLRNEVRDALAINPSSGTAETLADLLSRPGYQEKVSSGIRFVRGHDLSTAQWRLGVHIADVSHYVPWNSSIDMDARRRATSVYLVDRVIPMLPEELSGDLCSLKPGEVRRTMTADLYLDGEGRLVGYELYPALIRSRARLSYDEAQAMLDTAASCDALSRDVEEDPLDDIRRTFADAAASDVEGSSSEIFESADLSESLAWRLRELSRIAKTRAAMREWAGGLDFDTEEARVRLDEDGQLIGIELRRKTDATSLVEEAMILANETVAAHLRDAKFPSLYRVHEQPAADSLAALVPVLQEFSWFAEVNPDALIAGDPHVLQHILAASAGRPEGVLVSSLVLRSMKRAVYRPACEPHFGLASEAYTHFTSPIRRYPDLVVHRMLKAQVTHRGEKFDQEVAALAWIAEHSSDMERVAEKAARESQEFKIIEYLEQFVGQSFSAVVSGVTTYGVYVRLDNTAEGLVPMRSLGNEYFAFDPVLHRLVGQDTGITYRLGQRMPVALVSADPRAGRLDFRPVRND, encoded by the coding sequence ATGGCACGCACGCGTACGCACACGCGTCGGCACGCTCGTAGCAACCCTCGAGGCGTCATCGACGTGCGCTCCGGAGGCTTTGGGTTCGTGCAGACGGCCGAAGGCGAATTTTTCATTCCCGAAACAAAAATGGCAGGTGCTTTCGACGGCGATCTTGTTGAGATTGCGCCATTGGCTGCGCGTCCGGCAAGCGGTGCTGGCGCGCGCGATCGCGGGCAGGATCGGGAGCACGCTAAGCGCTCTGGCGCTTTGCCCGCCGCCCGCGTCCTGCGGGTTATCGATCGCGCGCATGATACGGTGGTGGGCCGCTATGAGGTAGCGGCGCCTTTCGGCGTGGTTGTTCCTGTCGACCCGCGCATTCGCCATGACATATTCACCATGCGCGCGGATCGCCCCGACATCGAAGATGGCGCGCTGGTGCGCGTTCGCATTACGACGTTCCCTTCGCGCAACACTGCCGCAACGGGTGTAATCGAAGAGGTTATCGGCCGTGCTGACGATGAAGATGTCGCGGTGGATTTGATTGTGGCGCGTCACAAGCTGGAGACCGTGTTCTCGGAGGGTGCGTGTGTCGAGGCGCGTGCAGCGGTGCTCGATGAGGAAGGGGCGCTGGTGGAAGGGTATCGCGATCTTCGGGATCGCTTCACGTTCACCATCGACCCTGCCGACGCACGTGATTTCGACGATGCCTTGTCTTTGGATTCCGTCGTTCTTCCGAACGACGGAACGTTCGATGCTGCGGCTTCCCGCAGCACCCGATCTGGGGCTGCTGAGGAAGGCTTGCGTAACGAAGTACGCGACGCGCTCGCCATCAACCCCAGTTCAGGCACTGCGGAAACCCTCGCTGACTTACTGAGCCGACCAGGCTATCAAGAAAAAGTATCCAGCGGCATCCGGTTTGTACGTGGGCATGACTTATCGACTGCGCAGTGGCGATTGGGGGTACATATTGCGGATGTATCGCACTATGTACCATGGAACTCGTCGATCGACATGGATGCGCGGAGGCGGGCTACGAGCGTGTATCTGGTGGATCGTGTCATCCCGATGCTTCCCGAGGAGCTTTCGGGGGACTTGTGTTCGCTCAAGCCCGGCGAGGTGCGCCGTACGATGACGGCGGACTTGTATCTGGACGGGGAGGGACGGCTGGTCGGGTATGAGTTGTATCCGGCACTCATTCGCTCACGGGCGCGGTTGTCCTACGACGAGGCCCAAGCGATGCTCGATACCGCCGCTTCTTGCGATGCTCTCTCTCGCGATGTAGAGGAGGACCCGCTTGATGACATACGTCGCACTTTTGCGGATGCGGCTGCTTCGGACGTTGAGGGGAGTTCCTCGGAAATTTTCGAATCGGCGGATTTAAGCGAAAGTCTCGCGTGGCGCTTGCGGGAGCTTTCGCGTATTGCAAAGACGCGCGCGGCGATGCGGGAGTGGGCTGGGGGACTCGACTTCGATACGGAGGAAGCGCGCGTACGGCTTGATGAGGATGGGCAGCTAATTGGTATTGAGCTTCGTCGCAAAACCGATGCGACATCTCTTGTTGAGGAGGCGATGATCCTCGCGAACGAGACGGTGGCGGCACATCTACGAGATGCGAAGTTTCCCAGTCTCTATCGCGTGCACGAGCAACCTGCTGCGGACAGTCTGGCGGCGCTTGTGCCAGTGTTGCAGGAATTTTCGTGGTTTGCCGAGGTCAACCCCGATGCGCTTATTGCGGGTGACCCCCATGTTCTGCAGCACATTCTGGCGGCAAGTGCAGGGCGACCCGAGGGTGTGCTCGTGTCGTCGCTCGTACTGCGTTCGATGAAGCGTGCGGTCTATCGACCCGCATGCGAACCACATTTTGGTCTAGCGAGCGAGGCCTATACGCATTTCACGTCTCCCATCAGGCGTTATCCCGACCTTGTAGTGCATCGAATGCTCAAGGCTCAGGTTACGCACCGTGGCGAAAAGTTTGACCAGGAGGTTGCTGCTCTCGCTTGGATTGCCGAGCATTCTTCCGATATGGAGCGCGTAGCCGAGAAGGCAGCCCGCGAGTCGCAGGAGTTTAAGATTATCGAATACCTGGAGCAGTTCGTCGGGCAGTCGTTCTCTGCCGTGGTGTCGGGCGTGACGACGTATGGGGTGTACGTGCGGCTTGATAATACGGCGGAGGGACTGGTGCCTATGCGTTCGCTTGGTAACGAGTACTTCGCGTTTGATCCCGTGTTGCACCGATTGGTGGGGCAAGATACCGGTATCACCTATCGCCTGGGGCAGCGCATGCCGGTGGCGTTGGTGAGTGCCGATCCTCGCGCAGGTCGCTTGGATTTTCGTCCTGTGCGCAACGACTAA
- a CDS encoding transketolase, whose protein sequence is MTELERRANEMRIDIVRMIAEAGSGHPGGSLSCIDILTALYFGGVLEHDPKNPAWEKRDRFILAKGHAAPALYAALAHAGYFPKDELLSLRKLGTRLQGHPDSNQLPGVEVSTGSLGQGLSIAAGVGAGLKLDGSSQTVFTLLGDGECQEGQVWEAAMFAAHRKLDNLVAIVDRNGLQIDGTTADVCDPGDLAAKFTAFGWDVREVDGHDIPALVEAFAAAKADHGGKPHAFIARTVKGKGVSFMENQAGWHGKAPNAEQAEAALAELATLGEEACRG, encoded by the coding sequence ATGACCGAGCTTGAACGGCGGGCTAATGAAATGCGCATCGATATTGTGCGCATGATTGCAGAGGCGGGAAGCGGGCATCCGGGTGGATCGCTCTCCTGCATCGATATTCTCACGGCGCTCTACTTTGGCGGCGTACTTGAGCATGATCCGAAGAATCCCGCTTGGGAGAAACGCGACCGCTTCATCTTGGCGAAGGGTCATGCCGCTCCGGCGCTCTATGCCGCGCTTGCGCATGCGGGCTACTTCCCGAAAGACGAACTTCTGTCGCTGCGCAAACTGGGAACGCGTCTGCAGGGCCATCCCGACTCCAACCAGCTGCCTGGTGTAGAGGTGTCCACTGGCTCGTTGGGGCAAGGTCTTTCGATAGCTGCCGGGGTTGGTGCAGGACTTAAGCTGGACGGCTCTTCTCAGACGGTGTTTACTCTGCTTGGCGATGGCGAATGCCAGGAAGGTCAGGTGTGGGAGGCTGCCATGTTTGCGGCTCACCGCAAGCTTGATAACCTGGTGGCCATTGTCGATCGCAACGGGCTGCAGATTGACGGCACGACGGCCGATGTCTGCGACCCGGGCGACCTCGCTGCAAAGTTCACGGCGTTTGGCTGGGACGTGCGCGAGGTTGATGGTCACGATATCCCTGCGCTTGTGGAGGCGTTTGCGGCAGCCAAGGCCGACCACGGCGGCAAGCCGCACGCGTTTATTGCGCGCACGGTGAAGGGCAAGGGCGTGTCGTTCATGGAAAACCAAGCAGGATGGCATGGCAAAGCGCCCAATGCCGAACAAGCAGAAGCTGCGCTCGCCGAGTTGGCGACGCTGGGAGAGGAGGCCTGTCGTGGTTAA
- the prfB gene encoding peptide chain release factor 2: protein MADSKDIEEAARRVTDAHAYLHVDEKRAELEKLDAESAKPGFWDDAAHAQSVSKQASVLRDTIAEYEDAATLLDDARAAFDLASEDEAFAEEADEALDKLDGLLDTLEINSWFSERFDSGDAILTVNPGSGGLEAQDWTDMLYRMYTRYAEKKGWKVTILDVVPGEGIGLDKATIQVEGRNAFGMLKSENGVHRLVRISPTDDKKRRHTTFAGVEVLPVLPDDIEVDLNPADVRVDVYRSSGPGGQCVNTTDSAVRLTHMPTGIVVTCQNEKSQLQNKEAAFRVLKAKLYELEEQKRAEELAQLRGERMDSTFGSQIRNYVLYPYQMVKDVRSGIETGNVDAVLDGDLDEFVVGYHRWRVSQ, encoded by the coding sequence ATGGCAGATAGCAAGGACATAGAAGAAGCGGCGCGGCGCGTGACGGATGCGCATGCCTACCTGCATGTTGACGAGAAGCGCGCCGAACTTGAAAAGCTTGATGCCGAAAGCGCGAAGCCGGGCTTTTGGGACGATGCCGCGCATGCGCAAAGCGTATCGAAGCAGGCGAGCGTTTTGCGCGACACCATTGCAGAATACGAGGATGCCGCGACATTGCTTGATGATGCGCGCGCGGCATTCGATCTTGCGTCCGAGGACGAAGCTTTCGCTGAAGAGGCCGATGAGGCGCTGGATAAGCTTGATGGGTTACTCGATACGCTTGAGATCAATTCATGGTTTTCGGAGCGCTTCGATTCCGGCGACGCCATCCTTACGGTGAATCCCGGTTCCGGCGGTCTTGAGGCCCAGGACTGGACCGACATGCTCTACCGTATGTACACGCGCTACGCCGAGAAGAAGGGCTGGAAGGTCACGATTCTTGACGTGGTGCCAGGGGAGGGTATCGGACTGGACAAGGCCACCATTCAGGTGGAAGGGCGTAACGCTTTTGGCATGTTGAAGAGCGAAAACGGCGTGCATCGTCTGGTGCGCATCAGCCCCACCGACGACAAGAAACGCCGCCATACCACGTTCGCGGGCGTGGAAGTGCTGCCCGTGCTGCCCGACGACATCGAGGTGGATCTCAATCCCGCCGACGTGCGCGTGGACGTGTATCGCTCAAGCGGTCCCGGCGGCCAGTGCGTGAATACCACCGATTCGGCCGTGCGCCTTACCCATATGCCCACCGGCATTGTGGTGACCTGCCAAAACGAGAAGTCCCAGTTGCAAAACAAGGAAGCGGCTTTTCGCGTGCTCAAGGCGAAGCTTTACGAACTTGAGGAGCAAAAGCGTGCCGAAGAACTCGCGCAGTTGCGTGGCGAGCGCATGGATTCCACGTTTGGTAGCCAAATTCGCAACTACGTGCTCTATCCCTACCAGATGGTGAAGGATGTGCGCAGCGGCATCGAAACCGGCAACGTCGACGCCGTCCTCGACGGCGACTTGGATGAATTTGTTGTAGGGTATCATAGGTGGAGGGTCTCACAATGA
- a CDS encoding transketolase family protein, with amino-acid sequence MVKLADETQSQVKRATRAAYGATLAELAAEGMPVVAVDADLTGSTTTKKLADAGYPERLFNCGIAEQNMIDVAAGLAITGHVAFTGSFAVFGTGRAYDQIRNTVCYSNLDVKIAPTHAGISVGPDGGSHQMLEDISLMRGLPNMRVLVPADYAAACSAIRLAAETPGPVYVRMGRASVPAVYADGVELAVGRAYVLREGTDVTIVACGVEVEQALKAAEMLSIEGIEAEVIDAFSVKPLDEETILASVGKTGCAVVAEEHSVYGGLGSAVAETLARENPAPVAFIGMQDAFGKSGEFDDLIGYFGMDSAAIVEAVKKVMAR; translated from the coding sequence GTGGTTAAGCTGGCAGATGAAACGCAGTCCCAGGTTAAACGTGCTACGCGTGCGGCCTACGGCGCAACGCTTGCCGAGCTTGCTGCGGAGGGTATGCCGGTCGTTGCGGTGGATGCCGACCTGACGGGTTCTACGACCACAAAGAAACTCGCCGACGCGGGATATCCCGAGCGGCTGTTTAACTGCGGTATTGCCGAGCAGAACATGATCGACGTAGCGGCGGGCCTTGCCATTACGGGACACGTTGCCTTTACGGGCTCGTTTGCGGTGTTTGGCACAGGACGCGCCTACGATCAGATTCGCAACACGGTGTGCTACTCCAATTTGGATGTGAAGATTGCGCCGACGCATGCAGGTATTTCGGTGGGTCCCGATGGAGGTAGCCACCAGATGCTCGAAGATATCTCGCTCATGCGAGGTCTTCCCAATATGCGCGTGCTCGTGCCGGCAGATTACGCTGCTGCCTGTTCGGCTATTCGTTTAGCTGCTGAAACGCCAGGTCCGGTGTATGTGCGTATGGGTCGCGCGTCGGTGCCTGCCGTATATGCAGACGGAGTTGAACTTGCGGTTGGACGCGCCTATGTGTTGCGCGAGGGAACCGATGTCACCATCGTTGCCTGCGGCGTTGAGGTTGAGCAAGCGCTCAAGGCGGCAGAGATGCTTTCCATCGAAGGCATTGAAGCGGAAGTTATCGACGCCTTCAGCGTAAAGCCTCTTGACGAAGAGACGATTCTCGCTTCGGTGGGCAAGACGGGATGTGCTGTCGTTGCCGAGGAGCACAGCGTCTACGGTGGTCTTGGATCGGCGGTAGCAGAGACGCTTGCGCGCGAAAATCCTGCGCCGGTTGCGTTTATCGGGATGCAGGACGCCTTTGGTAAATCTGGCGAATTCGATGATCTGATCGGGTATTTTGGCATGGATTCCGCGGCGATTGTCGAAGCTGTGAAGAAGGTTATGGCCAGATGA
- the ftsX gene encoding permease-like cell division protein FtsX — protein MSSFVYFLRESITGFSRNLSTALGSIVTIFLSLLIIGIFLVGGFVVEKVVSSVESEVSITAYVADDSSQSDIDSVENFIKGLDGVASVGFTTKDQALEKFSATSNSEIIDTLDGQNPLPASIDVELSDPQLVEQVASAIRDNTTYKKIADEGDVNESVKYGQKSVERLFTLTNYVRYIGAALVILLIFIAMVFINNTIRLAILARRKEIAIMRLVGASNGFIRGPFLMEGALHAIIGALLAVGTLELIRNLALPRLQQAIMFLSFDIGANTFLLIYVVLAVSGLLIGLIGSALAMRRYLKV, from the coding sequence ATGTCTAGTTTCGTTTACTTTTTGCGCGAGTCCATCACGGGCTTTTCGCGCAATCTATCCACAGCGCTTGGCTCCATTGTCACCATTTTCTTGTCGTTGCTGATCATCGGCATCTTCCTTGTTGGCGGCTTCGTCGTCGAGAAGGTTGTTTCGTCGGTGGAGAGCGAAGTGTCGATTACGGCCTATGTTGCCGACGATTCTTCTCAGTCCGATATCGACTCGGTCGAAAACTTCATCAAGGGACTCGACGGCGTTGCTTCGGTTGGCTTTACAACCAAGGATCAAGCGCTCGAAAAGTTCTCGGCGACTTCTAATTCCGAAATTATCGATACGCTTGACGGGCAGAATCCTCTGCCGGCCTCCATTGACGTTGAGTTGTCCGACCCGCAGTTGGTCGAACAGGTGGCTTCGGCTATCCGCGACAACACGACGTACAAGAAGATTGCCGATGAGGGCGACGTGAACGAGTCGGTGAAGTATGGACAGAAGTCGGTTGAGCGCCTGTTCACGCTTACGAATTACGTGCGCTATATCGGTGCGGCGCTGGTTATCTTGCTGATTTTCATCGCGATGGTATTCATCAACAACACCATTCGCCTCGCTATTTTGGCACGCCGCAAGGAGATTGCCATCATGCGCCTGGTGGGTGCGTCGAATGGCTTTATCCGCGGGCCCTTCCTTATGGAAGGTGCTCTGCATGCCATCATCGGAGCGCTTTTGGCGGTAGGCACACTGGAGCTGATACGCAATCTTGCGCTGCCGCGCCTTCAGCAGGCCATCATGTTCCTTTCTTTCGATATCGGCGCCAATACGTTCTTGCTCATCTACGTTGTACTGGCGGTTTCGGGCCTGCTCATCGGCCTGATTGGTTCGGCTCTTGCCATGCGCCGCTACCTCAAGGTGTAG
- a CDS encoding S41 family peptidase — translation MARHSDIKNVAVSARKARARNVRLIKWFLIVVIVFSAFAAGFFIRGDSKFLESLGFTSLAVDVDRNPGSTTSGDTYNSIGARVNEVEGIIADDSLDYYDLDLVTSNVLDAFSEATQDPYLRYFDPARYAALLQDSSGNYSGVGVLFSEYNGRAYAVDVFEGSAAQAADVRQGDFVVAIDGDHEHDWTMSEVAAALRRDEGDSIVITWRRAETLDDEGGEEFTTTLACADYKVTNVESSLEGSVGYISVKQITQNAATLVKKALEDLESQGAASFVLDIRDNPGGYLTQSVDIASLFVKSGTLVKIQTKEAEETTKNATGSVATDKPLVVLVNANTAASAEVLAAALQDNQRATLVGATTLGKGSVQVTRELSFGGALRYTAAYYKSPLGHNIDAVGVSPDIAVGLSGEGDNQKTLALETAQSLIGK, via the coding sequence ATGGCCAGGCATAGCGACATCAAAAACGTTGCGGTGTCCGCGCGTAAGGCGCGGGCCCGCAACGTGCGGCTTATCAAGTGGTTCTTGATCGTCGTAATTGTGTTTAGTGCCTTTGCGGCCGGCTTTTTTATACGCGGCGATTCGAAGTTTCTTGAGTCGCTTGGGTTTACCTCGCTTGCGGTTGATGTCGATCGCAATCCCGGTTCGACAACTTCGGGAGACACCTATAATTCCATAGGCGCCCGGGTGAACGAAGTCGAAGGCATCATTGCTGACGACAGTCTTGATTATTACGATCTTGATCTTGTTACGTCGAATGTGCTCGACGCCTTCTCCGAAGCGACACAAGACCCATACCTGCGCTATTTTGATCCGGCGCGGTATGCGGCATTGCTGCAAGATAGCTCGGGGAACTATTCGGGCGTTGGTGTGCTGTTCTCCGAATACAACGGTCGCGCCTATGCGGTCGACGTGTTTGAAGGTTCTGCGGCGCAAGCTGCCGACGTGCGACAGGGCGACTTTGTCGTTGCTATCGATGGCGACCACGAGCACGATTGGACGATGAGCGAAGTTGCCGCTGCTCTCAGACGAGACGAAGGCGACAGCATTGTCATTACCTGGCGACGTGCAGAAACGCTCGATGACGAGGGTGGCGAAGAGTTTACCACAACGCTTGCCTGCGCGGACTACAAGGTGACGAACGTCGAGTCCTCATTGGAAGGTTCGGTTGGCTACATTAGCGTAAAGCAAATTACCCAGAATGCCGCCACGCTGGTGAAGAAGGCGTTGGAAGACCTGGAATCCCAGGGAGCCGCTTCGTTCGTGCTGGATATTCGCGATAACCCCGGCGGATACCTTACGCAGTCGGTTGATATTGCGAGTCTGTTCGTGAAGAGCGGTACGCTCGTGAAGATCCAAACGAAAGAGGCCGAGGAGACGACGAAGAACGCGACGGGCTCAGTTGCTACCGACAAGCCGCTTGTCGTGCTTGTGAATGCCAACACCGCCGCTTCGGCCGAGGTACTTGCCGCGGCCTTGCAGGATAACCAGCGGGCGACGCTCGTGGGAGCGACTACGCTTGGAAAGGGTTCTGTCCAGGTGACGCGCGAGTTAAGCTTTGGCGGTGCGCTGCGTTATACAGCGGCTTACTACAAAAGCCCGCTCGGACACAATATCGACGCTGTTGGCGTATCACCCGATATCGCGGTAGGCCTTTCTGGCGAAGGGGACAACCAAAAAACGCTCGCGCTTGAGACTGCGCAATCTCTCATTGGGAAATAG